In Tolypothrix sp. NIES-4075, the following proteins share a genomic window:
- a CDS encoding Npun_R1517 family heterocyst differentiation transcriptional regulator, producing MNSKALPCQVNNIDVSVYECEIHLKFRMIEEKSILSDRDQLLQVLLEALTEGSDEFLETLHASVKAQEVSEFKASPQMRRQLMRLRNTETNQ from the coding sequence ATGAACTCCAAAGCATTACCATGTCAGGTAAATAACATCGATGTAAGTGTTTATGAGTGCGAAATTCATCTCAAGTTCCGAATGATTGAGGAAAAGAGTATATTAAGCGATCGCGATCAACTGTTGCAGGTGCTGCTAGAAGCTCTAACAGAAGGGTCTGACGAGTTCCTAGAAACCCTGCACGCTTCTGTCAAGGCACAGGAGGTGTCTGAATTTAAAGCCTCACCGCAAATGCGTCGTCAGCTGATGCGATTGCGGAATACTGAGACTAATCAATAG
- a CDS encoding NAD(P)H-quinone oxidoreductase subunit M, protein MDNPMLLKSTTRHIRIFAGEIDSHGELVPSDQVLTLDVDPDNEFNWNEDALQKIYHKFDELVEGSSGADLTDYNLRRIGSDLEHYMRSLLQKGEISYNLTARVTNYSMGLPQVAAL, encoded by the coding sequence ATGGACAACCCGATGCTGCTCAAGTCAACAACCCGGCATATCCGCATTTTTGCCGGAGAAATTGACTCTCATGGCGAACTGGTTCCTAGCGATCAGGTCTTGACGTTAGATGTAGACCCGGATAACGAATTTAACTGGAACGAAGATGCGCTGCAAAAAATTTATCACAAGTTTGATGAATTGGTCGAAGGATCTAGTGGTGCAGACCTGACAGACTACAACTTGCGCCGCATAGGGTCAGATTTGGAGCATTATATGCGATCGCTTCTACAAAAAGGCGAAATCAGCTACAATCTCACTGCCCGCGTCACTAACTACAGCATGGGTCTTCCCCAAGTCGCGGCTCTTTGA
- a CDS encoding esterase-like activity of phytase family protein, translating to MPAFILSLLLSFPALAAELVGRAVLPADTFAPGSTTSQFKKTNRTVPFINAQPVQGFSAVIPGLKAGTYLVISDNGFGSKVNSPDNVLRIYALEPDFTTGQVFPVNLQTGERLKSFNRKSFLQLNDKRNLANFPIIASQKVYPGSSIPVSREIAKNRLLTGADFDTESFLRVSDGSYWIGDEFGPFLLHVGKDGELLDSPIPLPNFLALGKLNFVKSPDNPEFANLADDTARIAAANLGGSKGFEGLALNGSNTKLYAMLEGALKDDIVRSASRLLINEFDLATKQYTGKVFSYKLENPNYAIGDLTAINDNEFIVIERDNKQGDPNNPAFKTPAQFKRLYKINITNLDKQGFVKKELLVDLLKISDKKGIAGNLTKNSIFTFPFVTIENVLPIDARTLLVINDNNYADTIGRYPGQADNTEFIKIRLDKPLNLFKRQ from the coding sequence ATGCCTGCTTTTATTTTGTCACTGTTACTCAGCTTTCCAGCACTCGCTGCCGAACTGGTAGGACGTGCAGTTTTACCTGCCGATACTTTCGCTCCTGGTTCAACCACAAGTCAATTCAAGAAGACAAATCGCACCGTTCCTTTTATCAATGCACAACCCGTGCAGGGATTTTCCGCTGTCATACCAGGACTCAAAGCCGGCACTTATCTGGTAATTTCCGATAACGGTTTCGGTTCAAAAGTGAATTCACCTGACAACGTGCTGCGTATTTACGCACTAGAACCAGATTTTACCACGGGTCAAGTTTTCCCTGTTAATTTGCAAACTGGTGAAAGACTTAAAAGCTTTAACCGCAAAAGTTTTCTACAACTAAATGATAAAAGAAATTTAGCTAACTTCCCCATAATCGCTTCACAGAAAGTTTATCCAGGTAGTAGCATTCCCGTCAGTCGCGAAATAGCTAAAAATCGCTTGCTGACAGGAGCAGATTTTGATACAGAATCCTTCCTTAGAGTCAGTGATGGCAGTTACTGGATAGGAGATGAGTTTGGTCCTTTTTTACTACACGTAGGAAAAGATGGTGAATTGCTGGATTCTCCGATTCCTTTGCCGAACTTTCTGGCACTTGGTAAGTTAAATTTTGTTAAATCTCCAGATAATCCAGAATTCGCCAATTTGGCTGATGATACTGCCCGAATTGCTGCCGCTAATCTTGGTGGTTCTAAGGGGTTTGAAGGCTTGGCGCTTAACGGCAGCAATACAAAGCTTTACGCGATGCTAGAAGGGGCATTAAAAGATGATATTGTGCGATCGGCATCGCGCCTGTTAATTAATGAATTTGATTTAGCAACAAAACAGTACACAGGTAAAGTTTTTTCCTATAAGTTAGAAAACCCCAATTACGCAATAGGTGATTTAACTGCGATTAACGACAACGAATTTATTGTCATCGAACGCGATAATAAGCAAGGCGACCCTAATAATCCAGCTTTTAAAACACCTGCTCAATTCAAACGCCTTTATAAAATTAATATCACCAATCTAGATAAACAGGGTTTTGTCAAAAAAGAATTACTAGTAGATTTGCTGAAAATATCAGACAAAAAAGGTATTGCTGGGAACCTTACCAAAAACAGCATATTTACATTTCCTTTTGTGACAATCGAAAATGTTTTGCCTATAGATGCCAGAACATTGCTGGTGATCAACGATAACAATTATGCTGATACCATTGGTCGTTATCCAGGGCAAGCCGATAATACTGAATTCATAAAAATTAGGCTAGATAAACCCTTAAATTTATTTAAAAGGCAATAA